Proteins from one Impatiens glandulifera chromosome 2, dImpGla2.1, whole genome shotgun sequence genomic window:
- the LOC124927704 gene encoding uncharacterized protein LOC124927704: protein MVKVSTFFGMTVGAFVFWQSMDKVHVWIALHQDEKKERMEREAEIKRVREELLRQQQTQQ, encoded by the exons atggtGAAAGTATCTACCTTCTTTGGAATGACAGTGGGTGCCTTCGTCTTCTGGCAATCCATGGATAAGGTCCATGTCTGGATCGCCCTCCATCAGGACGAAAAG AAAGAGAGAATGGAGAGGGAAGCTGAGATTAAGAGGGTGAGAGAAGAGCTATTGCGGCAGCAACAAACACAGCAGTAG